One Lottiidibacillus patelloidae DNA window includes the following coding sequences:
- a CDS encoding YuzL family protein, whose translation MGKRKKDASKSVLGSSQVKGQGTGYEAEFGAEHGATDSARKKKRPSRKG comes from the coding sequence ATGGGTAAAAGAAAAAAGGATGCATCAAAGTCTGTCTTAGGCTCCTCTCAAGTAAAGGGGCAAGGAACTGGATATGAAGCTGAGTTTGGTGCGGAACATGGCGCAACGGACTCAGCAAGAAAGAAGAAAAGACCATCTCGAAAAGGGTAA
- a CDS encoding H-type small acid-soluble spore protein produces the protein MNINRAKQIIDSPNEIIVLHNNEAVWLQSVDENAQIARVYTRDNPDDEKQVNVKDLIEQ, from the coding sequence ATGAATATTAACAGAGCAAAGCAAATTATCGATTCTCCAAATGAAATTATTGTTCTACATAACAATGAAGCAGTATGGTTACAAAGTGTTGATGAAAATGCGCAAATTGCTCGCGTTTATACACGAGATAATCCAGATGATGAAAAACAAGTAAACGTAAAAGATCTAATTGAACAATAA
- a CDS encoding BrxA/BrxB family bacilliredoxin: MNAYDEYMKQMVEPMRKELSNNGFTELTTAEDVDKFIENATGTSLVVVNSVCGCAAGLARPAAVASLKHPTRPDNAVTVFAGQDKEATSKMRMYFGDIEPSSPSMALLKGNQVVHFIPREQIEDNTPEGILENLIAAYEQYC; the protein is encoded by the coding sequence ATGAACGCTTATGATGAATATATGAAACAGATGGTAGAACCGATGAGAAAAGAACTTTCTAATAATGGTTTTACAGAACTTACTACTGCTGAAGACGTTGACAAATTTATTGAAAATGCAACTGGTACAAGCTTAGTTGTTGTAAACTCAGTATGTGGCTGTGCAGCTGGACTGGCAAGACCTGCTGCTGTTGCTTCACTTAAACATCCAACAAGACCTGACAACGCGGTTACAGTGTTTGCAGGACAAGATAAAGAAGCAACTAGCAAAATGAGAATGTATTTTGGTGATATTGAACCGTCTTCGCCTTCTATGGCATTATTGAAAGGAAATCAAGTCGTTCATTTTATTCCTAGAGAACAAATCGAAGATAATACACCTGAAGGAATTTTAGAAAATTTAATTGCAGCTTACGAGCAATACTGTTAA
- a CDS encoding class I SAM-dependent methyltransferase, whose amino-acid sequence MIVTTAGRTNEIMIETAKKVASDLQLTYIPRKKLSTGKLHEMYADDLLIVGKERLEILPLHEKEPVFFHPNSAMFRLKRLQRGESDPFLEVTELNPGNSFLDCTLGLASESILASYLVGEYGIVRGVEGNRFLAYLVANGLKQWETKIPSMDDAMKRINVINENYESYLPTLADNSFDVVYFDPMFDTSIIESDGIKGVKQLAIYETISENAIKQAKRVAKKRVVLKDHWQSTRFQHFGFKVIKRPTAKFHYGYIECNDTKM is encoded by the coding sequence GTGATAGTTACTACAGCAGGACGTACCAATGAAATAATGATAGAGACAGCAAAGAAGGTAGCAAGTGATTTACAATTGACCTATATTCCTCGAAAAAAATTATCCACTGGTAAGCTCCACGAGATGTATGCTGATGACCTCTTAATTGTTGGTAAGGAACGGCTAGAAATCTTACCATTACATGAAAAAGAACCAGTTTTCTTTCACCCAAACTCAGCAATGTTTCGGTTGAAACGCTTGCAAAGAGGAGAATCTGACCCATTCCTAGAAGTAACAGAATTAAATCCTGGAAACAGCTTTCTCGATTGCACGTTAGGATTAGCTTCAGAAAGTATTCTAGCTAGTTACCTTGTAGGCGAATATGGAATTGTAAGAGGTGTGGAAGGAAATCGTTTTTTAGCTTATTTAGTAGCTAATGGACTGAAGCAATGGGAAACAAAAATACCTAGTATGGACGATGCGATGAAAAGGATTAACGTAATCAATGAAAATTATGAATCCTACTTGCCTACATTAGCTGATAATAGTTTCGATGTCGTTTATTTTGATCCGATGTTTGATACTTCGATCATTGAATCAGACGGTATTAAAGGAGTCAAACAATTAGCTATCTATGAAACTATTTCTGAGAACGCTATAAAGCAGGCGAAAAGGGTTGCCAAAAAACGGGTCGTCTTAAAAGACCATTGGCAAAGTACTCGTTTCCAACATTTTGGCTTTAAAGTAATTAAAAGGCCAACAGCAAAATTTCATTATGGCTACATAGAATGTAATGATACTAAAATGTGA
- the trhO gene encoding oxygen-dependent tRNA uridine(34) hydroxylase TrhO, with product MSEMNYRVLLYYKYVHIENPEEFAKQHLAFCKENELKGRILVAEEGINGTVSGTIEQTQAYMDHMHADPRFEDLWFKIDEADGHAFKKMHVRPRKELVTLRLDNDVNPIELTGNYLEPREWKEMLQRDDVIVLDARNDYEYDIGHFRGAIRPDIKSFRELPEWVRENLSEHKDKTILTYCTGGIRCEKFTGFLKQEGFKDVNHLKGGIVSYGKDPEAKGELWDGKCYVFDERISVPINQVEDKVVGKCYYCGKSEDRYVNCANPECNLQHVACEECEHEHKRSCTDECREHPRNRYEMELTTEA from the coding sequence ATGTCAGAAATGAATTATCGTGTATTATTGTATTACAAATATGTACACATTGAAAATCCTGAGGAATTCGCTAAACAACATTTAGCATTTTGTAAGGAAAACGAATTAAAAGGTCGTATTCTAGTTGCCGAAGAGGGAATTAACGGTACAGTTTCGGGTACGATTGAACAAACACAAGCTTATATGGATCACATGCATGCAGATCCTCGTTTTGAAGATTTATGGTTTAAAATTGATGAAGCGGACGGACATGCTTTTAAGAAAATGCATGTAAGACCACGTAAAGAACTTGTAACATTACGCTTAGACAATGATGTAAACCCAATTGAATTAACTGGTAATTATTTAGAACCAAGAGAATGGAAAGAGATGTTACAAAGGGACGATGTAATTGTGCTAGATGCACGTAATGACTATGAATATGATATCGGTCATTTCCGTGGTGCGATTCGCCCTGATATTAAATCATTCCGTGAATTACCTGAATGGGTTCGTGAAAACTTAAGTGAGCATAAAGATAAAACTATCTTAACATATTGTACTGGTGGAATCCGATGTGAAAAGTTCACAGGTTTCCTTAAACAAGAAGGGTTTAAAGACGTTAATCACTTAAAGGGTGGTATTGTCTCTTATGGAAAAGACCCTGAAGCTAAAGGTGAATTATGGGATGGAAAATGTTACGTTTTCGATGAGCGTATCTCTGTACCTATTAATCAAGTAGAGGATAAAGTTGTCGGGAAATGTTACTACTGTGGAAAATCTGAAGACCGTTATGTAAACTGTGCTAACCCAGAGTGTAACTTACAACACGTTGCTTGTGAAGAGTGTGAGCACGAACATAAACGTTCATGTACGGATGAGTGCCGCGAGCACCCACGAAATAGATATGAAATGGAACTAACAACAGAAGCTTAA
- a CDS encoding YpjP family protein → MVVLLFRKFLVTLIAIFTFGLIIPDLGIDQKPDEINPSAIGVEENKATDLEEVLHSYPETVTKPEVVERFIANTYVKANELAKSKFGSVIDQKIGASFENEILPKIVETVKLASVDLDVDTLQHLTFTSNPPGGLTEKIFNIYDERTGKDFLKFHVRRENPPKQGHFFSFHYHTNADSFENHYEIGKIFWDKNTPPKWKKTA, encoded by the coding sequence GTGGTTGTTTTATTATTTAGAAAATTCTTAGTAACCCTCATCGCTATCTTTACCTTTGGGTTAATTATTCCGGATCTTGGTATAGACCAAAAACCAGATGAGATTAATCCAAGTGCAATTGGGGTAGAAGAAAATAAGGCTACTGATTTAGAAGAAGTCTTGCATTCATATCCTGAAACAGTTACTAAACCGGAAGTAGTTGAAAGATTCATTGCCAATACATACGTAAAAGCAAATGAATTAGCGAAATCAAAATTTGGTAGCGTAATTGATCAAAAAATTGGAGCTTCTTTTGAAAATGAAATTCTACCTAAGATTGTTGAAACAGTAAAGCTAGCGAGTGTAGATTTAGATGTTGATACTCTTCAACATTTAACATTCACAAGTAACCCTCCAGGAGGCTTAACAGAAAAAATATTTAATATTTATGATGAGCGAACTGGAAAGGATTTCTTAAAGTTTCACGTACGTCGAGAAAACCCACCAAAACAAGGGCATTTCTTTAGTTTTCACTATCATACAAATGCAGATTCATTTGAAAACCATTATGAAATAGGAAAAATATTTTGGGATAAAAATACGCCACCTAAATGGAAAAAAACTGCTTAA
- a CDS encoding MgtC/SapB family protein, translating into MSSIILMKLGIAGILGLILGIEREMKKKPVGLKTSLVISIVSCLLTIVSIEGAEIYAESYSKPMDPYRLAAQVVSGIGFLGAGVILRRGNDYISGLTTAAMIWGAAGIGIAVGAGFYLEATVVSILILVSVQFIPIIVKWIGPAALREKEIRIKMIVVSEKKLTTVLQEMNKKSIKVNKVKVKDLDDGNRKMDLIIFVSQKRYTTDVYYDVKEIEGVINVEIESLT; encoded by the coding sequence ATGTCTTCAATTATTTTAATGAAACTGGGCATTGCTGGAATTCTCGGATTGATACTAGGGATTGAACGGGAAATGAAAAAGAAGCCTGTAGGGCTCAAAACATCACTAGTCATATCAATTGTCAGTTGTTTATTGACGATTGTCTCTATTGAAGGGGCTGAAATATACGCTGAATCTTATTCAAAGCCGATGGATCCATACCGTCTCGCTGCACAAGTTGTAAGTGGCATCGGATTTTTAGGTGCAGGTGTTATCCTTAGGCGAGGTAATGACTATATTTCCGGATTAACAACTGCTGCAATGATTTGGGGAGCAGCAGGAATAGGGATTGCTGTAGGTGCAGGATTTTATTTAGAAGCTACAGTTGTTTCCATATTAATTTTAGTAAGTGTTCAATTTATTCCTATCATTGTCAAGTGGATAGGACCAGCAGCACTGAGAGAAAAGGAAATTAGGATCAAAATGATTGTTGTCAGTGAGAAAAAGTTAACAACAGTGTTGCAAGAAATGAATAAAAAAAGTATTAAGGTTAATAAAGTAAAGGTGAAGGATTTAGATGATGGGAATCGAAAAATGGACTTAATCATTTTTGTTAGCCAAAAAAGGTATACAACGGACGTTTACTACGATGTAAAAGAGATTGAAGGCGTTATTAATGTTGAAATTGAAAGCCTAACGTAA
- the kapB gene encoding sporulation phosphorelay system protein KapB encodes MTDIQIGDIASAKYKTGRYIGEVIDIEENRILLKILAILKHPTQGDLHAPKQTEVPLFHTRKALAHYEKAWMPKATVTKYTEEIIPPYKESLSKAVQELEAELNKMDSTFARESLNCIKELKEDYHLS; translated from the coding sequence ATGACTGATATTCAAATTGGTGATATTGCCAGTGCCAAATATAAAACAGGTCGTTATATAGGTGAAGTTATTGATATTGAGGAAAATCGTATCCTACTGAAAATACTCGCTATATTAAAGCACCCAACTCAAGGTGATTTGCACGCACCAAAGCAAACAGAAGTCCCACTTTTTCATACAAGGAAGGCATTAGCTCACTATGAGAAAGCATGGATGCCAAAAGCGACTGTAACAAAATATACTGAAGAGATAATTCCTCCTTACAAAGAATCATTAAGCAAAGCTGTCCAAGAATTAGAAGCAGAACTTAATAAAATGGATTCAACTTTTGCAAGAGAGTCACTAAATTGTATAAAGGAATTAAAGGAAGATTATCATTTGTCTTAA
- a CDS encoding GNAT family N-acetyltransferase, protein MRQGLIRGLGLSKNQLSDIGTLASICNTHDNITMKLNWDFLNSRPQNELQDFLYYDENQLVGYLALYIFNNKEAEVSAMVHPKYRNQGIFSILLEQAIQEVKQRKIYELLFFTDTNSNSGISALEHLQSTYEFSEYLMKWNNNLPQDMRDQLKVRVMKEDDVQDVINIDSQCFNLSKLDAEKMSQVQLNSPTNLRFIAELNGTIVGKINVQLNNSPAYIFGFAVLPEYQGKGYGLEILQKTIVHLDNLSRNDIVLEVAVKNLNALKLYEKVGFNKVTGYDYFRIKLAEKNS, encoded by the coding sequence TTGAGACAAGGATTAATAAGAGGCTTAGGATTATCGAAAAATCAATTAAGTGACATAGGAACATTGGCCAGTATTTGTAATACACACGATAACATTACGATGAAGTTAAATTGGGATTTCTTAAACAGTCGTCCTCAAAATGAATTGCAGGATTTTCTTTATTATGATGAAAATCAATTAGTTGGTTATTTAGCATTATATATATTTAATAATAAGGAAGCAGAAGTAAGTGCAATGGTTCACCCTAAGTATCGAAATCAAGGGATATTTTCCATATTATTAGAGCAAGCAATCCAAGAAGTTAAGCAGCGAAAAATTTATGAATTACTATTTTTCACTGACACTAACTCGAATTCAGGGATATCCGCTTTAGAACACCTTCAATCAACTTATGAATTTTCCGAGTATTTAATGAAGTGGAACAATAATTTACCTCAAGACATGAGAGATCAACTAAAGGTAAGAGTTATGAAAGAAGATGATGTTCAAGACGTCATTAATATCGACAGTCAATGCTTTAACTTATCCAAATTAGATGCTGAAAAAATGTCTCAAGTCCAACTAAATTCTCCAACCAATTTACGTTTTATTGCAGAACTTAATGGCACGATTGTCGGAAAAATCAATGTTCAATTAAATAATTCGCCTGCTTATATCTTTGGATTTGCTGTTTTGCCAGAATACCAAGGTAAAGGATATGGTTTAGAAATTTTGCAGAAGACCATCGTTCACTTGGATAATTTAAGCCGCAACGATATCGTACTAGAAGTAGCTGTAAAAAACTTAAATGCTTTAAAATTATATGAAAAAGTAGGATTTAATAAAGTCACTGGCTACGATTATTTCCGCATCAAACTAGCAGAAAAAAATAGTTAA
- a CDS encoding 3'-5' exonuclease, translating into MHYIIYDLEMTNHLSEVIEIGAVKLKKINGKLTVIDEFQQFIKPKKDTVDKKITSLTGITESDVRHAPSFIEATESFHSWIGSGVYFLCSWGPEDKWALINDAIYHDHPIEWLINHNDIQLSFSMLFENERGFRYGLKRALALLKIEQSGKQHRALDDAKNTAKIFIETFDKISLKKNDKSYQESKLLEPVKVVYKTEEDEEENIKNSPFALLADLQK; encoded by the coding sequence GTGCACTATATTATTTATGATTTGGAAATGACTAATCACCTTTCCGAAGTTATTGAAATAGGGGCAGTTAAACTAAAGAAGATCAATGGCAAACTAACGGTAATAGATGAATTCCAACAGTTTATTAAACCTAAAAAAGACACGGTAGATAAGAAGATTACAAGTCTTACAGGAATAACTGAAAGCGATGTAAGGCATGCACCATCGTTTATAGAAGCAACAGAGTCCTTTCACTCTTGGATAGGATCAGGTGTATATTTTTTATGTTCTTGGGGTCCAGAAGATAAATGGGCACTGATTAATGATGCTATCTATCATGATCACCCTATTGAATGGTTAATTAACCACAATGATATACAATTAAGCTTTAGTATGTTATTTGAAAATGAGCGAGGATTTCGATATGGTTTAAAAAGAGCTTTAGCCTTATTGAAAATTGAACAGTCTGGAAAGCAGCATCGTGCATTAGATGACGCTAAAAATACAGCTAAAATATTTATTGAAACTTTTGATAAAATTTCATTAAAGAAAAATGATAAGTCGTATCAAGAATCAAAACTCTTAGAGCCAGTAAAAGTAGTTTATAAAACAGAAGAAGATGAGGAAGAAAATATAAAGAACTCCCCATTTGCTCTGTTAGCAGATTTACAAAAGTAA
- a CDS encoding GNAT family N-acetyltransferase: protein MSNEFIIKKMTSENAKEICSWKYEKPYDLYNMNTDVFEELMNNNYYEVINNECQLIGYFCLGKDAQVPGWGYNNGPIDIGLGLNPALTGRGLGAAFLLAGLKFAKLKLNKVNFRLTVATFNERAIKVYEKVGFIKRGEFLHSNTNQPFYVMDYQY from the coding sequence ATGAGTAATGAATTTATTATAAAAAAAATGACAAGTGAAAACGCAAAAGAGATATGTTCTTGGAAATATGAAAAACCATATGATTTATATAACATGAATACAGATGTCTTTGAGGAGCTAATGAATAATAATTATTATGAGGTCATTAATAATGAATGCCAGTTAATAGGGTACTTTTGCTTAGGCAAAGACGCTCAAGTTCCTGGCTGGGGTTATAATAATGGACCAATCGATATAGGCTTAGGATTAAACCCAGCATTAACCGGCAGAGGGTTAGGGGCCGCCTTTTTATTGGCAGGATTAAAATTTGCAAAGCTAAAATTAAATAAAGTCAACTTCCGCTTAACCGTTGCTACATTTAATGAAAGAGCTATTAAAGTGTATGAAAAAGTGGGCTTTATAAAACGTGGGGAGTTCCTACATTCAAACACAAATCAACCATTTTATGTCATGGATTATCAATATTAG